In Gammaproteobacteria bacterium, the genomic stretch TATTTCAGTTGCCGGTCATTGGTTTTCCTGATCAATTAACCAATAATTGGCAAGAAATATATAGGCATTTTATGCCTTACTTACATACGTCTGCTTTTCGATGGAGTTATGGCGTTACTAATGGCAGCGAAGCATTAAAATGGCAGCAATCTTTGAGTGCTCAGTCCCCGCGAGAAATGTTACAACACCTGGCATTTTCAGGATATGAGGGATTATATATAAATAGAAACTGGTATAAGGATAAAGCGCAGCACCTTACGAGAGAAATCACGTTAATCACTAAAACAAAACCTCTAGAGAATGCCAGCTCAAATCTGGTATTTTATGATTTACAGCCTTACATACAGAAACTTAAGCAAGATAATCCATTACGGTTCCAGGATGAAGCCAGGAAAGCTGTAATTAATACTTCTTTAAACATAAGCTGGGCGAAAGGATTTTCCATCTTAGAAACACGGGATAAAAAAACCTGGCACTGGTGCGACAAAAAAGGGTGTCTAAAGATTTTCAATTTTACCACCCACAACGTACCTGTTAATATAAGTTTTAAAGTACAAACAGCTTACCCGGGGATGTCCACGCTATACATAACCAGCGATTTATTTGATACTAAAATTAATATTAATTGGACTGAAACTCGAGTATCTAAGAAGATAGAAGTTGCTCCTGGGATACATGTCATCAATTTTTCCACAAATGCAAAAAAAGTAGTCGCACAAGGCGACCCTCGCTCTCTTTATTTCAGTGTTAATGATTTTTTAATACAACCTTTGAGTTGAGCTTGCAACGTATTATTTAAATAATCCATACTGATTGCATCATTTAAAGAGAGTATTTGCCTTTTTTAATTTATTAATATAAGACCTCAAATCATAAAAAACTAGTGTTCCAGCATGGTCTATAAATGGCGTACGGCCAAGTACTGCGGTAAGTTCTTTTTCAATTTTTACACCAATTAATTAAAAGCGCGGTACTATTATAATATTGTTTGAAATTGCTTAGAAACACTATTCTATGACCACAATGCCTGCAATAAGTAGCAGAAAACAGCCAAAGAATGCGAAGTAACCTCCGCTACTACAACATGAAGCTAAAATACATATAAGTAAAAGCCCACATATTTTTATATCATGATGTATTGTCGTGGACTGTGTAGTACTTTTTGCAAAAAAAGAGATCGCTGTTATAAGTAATTAACACGATAAAAAAATATAATTATTCGCGCATCCTATATTAAATTTTAATAAGATCAGCGAGTTAAAAATTTAGTTTTTTAAAGCGGGTATCAGAACATTAAATAGGGAAAGAATCAATTGTAATTCGAATATTTACGAAATAGAGTCCCCGCTATTTCTAGCGGGGGACTTTACACTCTTAAGAGTTAGAAGATTGGAGTTTGCTTTGAATCATCTTTGCTTTTTCAAGATGACTTGTAACAGATGCCCGAGTAGCTTCTAAATGTTGTTTCAATTGTGGATTGGTTGTATTTTTTAAATCTTCATTCACTTTATCTAACGCTTCTGCATGGCCTTTAACCATTGCATCGATATAGGCAACTTGAAAATCTTTGCCATCCATTGGTTTCAAAGTAGATAACTCTTCCTTGCCCTTCTCTTTAAGAGCCACAACAGGTTCGTTTTCTACAGGTTTAATATCGATTTTTTTGCTGAGTGATATCGTTTTTTGAAGATTTTGACTATGCGCTTGCTTAAGCATTGCGGCATAAGATCTTACCATTGGATTGGTTTTCTTAGCCAACGCTTCATTTGCAGCAGCGATTTCATTTTTATTCAATACGATTAACCAGCCAATCACTTCACCCGCTTTTTGTTGGTCAGCGGTTGACTCTTGATTCACTGGTGCTACGGAACTTTTTTCATTGGTATTGTCTAATGCATAAGCAGATGCAAAAGAGAAGCTGGCAAGAAACAACAATGAACAAATTAGTTTAGATTTCATTTAGATACTCCTGTAATTTTAAACCCTAGAAATTGCACAAAATCATTAACCAATGATCTTTAACCATTAGTATTATACACATACCAGGTTATCCATCCAATATTAGCACCTATCTTCTTACTCGAGTATATCCTTGAGTGATTTAAGTGCACGTACCTTTATTATTTCGCGTTTCGGTTTAGCCGCAATGGTAATCGTTTCACCCGTGATCGGATTCCGCCCTTGCCGTTTTTTTGTGGCAGGCTTGGTTTTACGCACTACCTTGATGCCCATCTCAGGAAGAGTGAATTCTCCAGATCCCTTTTTAACAAGATGACACCTTGCTAAGAGACTGGTGATGATGAAAACATCCTTTATCTGTTTTATTGATAACTCCGAAACCTCAGAAATAGTGCGCAGAATCTGATTTTTTGTCTGTTTTTGCGTAATTGCTTTAAACTGTAAGGTGGGAGAAACGGATTTTGAGCTGGATGAGACTTTCTTGGTTTTGGTCGTTTTAGCTTTAGACGAAGCCGATTTTTTCGGTTTACTCTTTGCTGGCATATAGATCTTCCTTTAATTAATTTTCAAACCCTATGACAAATTGCGCTAATAGAATATCTCAAAATTGATTAAATTAAAATTAGGGCCTTCATAGATAATCGCATTTTGATATCTGACCCCTTTACTGACCCCTTTACGAGGGTTGGGGTTTGGATGATGGTATCTTTTATGGCTATAGTATATAAAGGTTAAATATAGCGAATGCCACGTTAGATATTAATATCCGGCCAGGAATCTATAACCCTAATGAGGATGGGATAGCCATGGAAAACTTAGAAATTGTTATCACAGCCCGAGAAAAAGACTTAGGAGGATTTAGCGTTCGCAGAGTCCTACCTTATGAGCATTGCATGATTGGACCCTTTATTTTTTTTGATCACATGGGCCCAGCTGCTTTTGCAGCAGGCCACGGAATCGATGTTCGTCCACATCCCCACATTAACTTAGCGACAGTAACCTATCTATTTGAAGGTAAAATTCGTCATCAGGATAGTCTTGGATCGGACCAATTAATTGAGCCCGGCGCCATTAATTGGATGGTTGCGGGACATGGAATAGTGCATTC encodes the following:
- a CDS encoding DUF4142 domain-containing protein; translated protein: MKSKLICSLLFLASFSFASAYALDNTNEKSSVAPVNQESTADQQKAGEVIGWLIVLNKNEIAAANEALAKKTNPMVRSYAAMLKQAHSQNLQKTISLSKKIDIKPVENEPVVALKEKGKEELSTLKPMDGKDFQVAYIDAMVKGHAEALDKVNEDLKNTTNPQLKQHLEATRASVTSHLEKAKMIQSKLQSSNS
- a CDS encoding HU family DNA-binding protein, whose amino-acid sequence is MPAKSKPKKSASSKAKTTKTKKVSSSSKSVSPTLQFKAITQKQTKNQILRTISEVSELSIKQIKDVFIITSLLARCHLVKKGSGEFTLPEMGIKVVRKTKPATKKRQGRNPITGETITIAAKPKREIIKVRALKSLKDILE